From candidate division KSB1 bacterium:
ACAGGGGTTTGATTCCCCTTGGGGCTACTTCCCTCGCGTGCAGGGTCAATGCTACCTTTAATTGTTAAGCCGCCACGTGGGCATTGCTATCTGTGAACTGCTTAATGACAAAAGGAGAAGTCATTGTTGCGAGAAGACCGCTATAATCCAAACTAAACCTTATTTCATCTCCGACCTCCAAATTGTGATTCTCTCCATCGAGAATTATATGATCACAGCTAGAACCTATCATTTTTAGCTTGTTATTAGATTTCAAATTTGATACTTGAACGTCCTGCCTGCCTAAAGCAATTATCACTCTTTGATGATCACCTCGATCCAGAAAGCCAGGAACATTGCCAAAAGCATCTTGGCAAATTTCTCCAAGTGGAACAGATGCCTTTCTCTTAGACTCGATAACTTCAGCAATAAGTTGAAATGCGCCCGTATGCAAACCAGGAATTACTTTTCGACCTACAGTTTCGCAACCTAAAAGAATTGATTCCCCCAAACGGAGATTATTAACCCTACCAACGTCCTGAGAAGATTTGAACCACTCAAAGTTTGCTGAATTTCCACCTGAAATAATTTCCAGATCAAAGTGAAACTCTTTTTCTAATAAATCAACCAATTCGGAGAGTTCTCGCATGTTTTTATCATCAGGTTTAATTCCCCCGTAGCAGGCCAAATTACAGCCAATGCCAATTATTTTTATATGGGGCAGAGAAAGGGTTTTCCTGACTAATTGAGGTAGATCACAAGGTAGTATCCCTTCACGTAAATCGCCTAA
This genomic window contains:
- a CDS encoding alanine/ornithine racemase family PLP-dependent enzyme translates to MKSSMPRIEISLSQIRENTKKLSELYMQKGISLMGVTKAVLGEPSIAKAMIQGGVKFIADSRIENIQKMKSAGISTQFVLLRTPLSQAESIVKNADISLNTEIETLKKLSYHAKGQNKIHQVIIMVELGDLREGILPCDLPQLVRKTLSLPHIKIIGIGCNLACYGGIKPDDKNMRELSELVDLLEKEFHFDLEIISGGNSANFEWFKSSQDVGRVNNLRLGESILLGCETVGRKVIPGLHTGAFQLIAEVIESKRKASVPLGEICQDAFGNVPGFLDRGDHQRVIIALGRQDVQVSNLKSNNKLKMIGSSCDHIILDGENHNLEVGDEIRFSLDYSGLLATMTSPFVIKQFTDSNAHVAA